In one window of Nocardia brasiliensis DNA:
- a CDS encoding ferritin-like domain-containing protein, whose protein sequence is MAMDFDDMLTKIKNRQWALADIDWDAPGAETISPELHARLKPFMADLMWIENVGARGFAAMAKKAPTETLREIYRYFHAEEQRHANAELALMRRWGMLEGDEIPQPNVNVKLVIDFLDKYADDMSLSFLGTVIPMLEVALDGALVKFIMDEIEDPVCQEAFKKINNDESRHLAVDFAVMDLLGHSQVRKLLIDLVGGWMKPSLLIGVLSYVPLLNKMRDNIVEMGVDEEKLYTALKRYANVGERSEFARRLPMYQIVKMHGGWVIDRSHPYHLFADALVKITARVPKALLRRDPTWVKEVTYEPAA, encoded by the coding sequence ATCGCGATGGACTTCGACGACATGCTCACCAAGATCAAGAATCGGCAGTGGGCGCTGGCCGACATCGACTGGGACGCACCGGGTGCCGAGACCATCTCGCCCGAACTGCACGCCCGGCTCAAGCCGTTCATGGCCGACCTGATGTGGATCGAGAACGTCGGGGCGCGCGGCTTCGCCGCCATGGCCAAGAAGGCGCCCACCGAGACGCTGCGCGAGATCTACCGCTACTTCCATGCCGAGGAGCAGCGGCACGCCAATGCCGAACTGGCCCTGATGCGCCGCTGGGGCATGCTCGAGGGCGACGAGATCCCGCAGCCGAACGTGAACGTCAAGCTGGTGATCGACTTCCTGGACAAGTACGCCGACGACATGTCGCTGTCGTTCCTCGGCACCGTGATCCCGATGCTCGAGGTCGCACTCGACGGCGCGCTGGTCAAATTCATCATGGACGAGATCGAGGACCCGGTCTGCCAGGAGGCCTTCAAGAAGATCAACAACGACGAATCCCGGCATCTCGCCGTCGATTTCGCGGTGATGGATCTGCTCGGCCACTCCCAGGTGCGCAAGCTGCTGATCGATCTGGTCGGCGGCTGGATGAAGCCCTCGCTGCTCATCGGCGTGCTGAGTTACGTACCGCTGCTGAACAAGATGCGCGACAACATCGTCGAGATGGGCGTCGACGAGGAGAAGCTGTACACGGCGCTGAAGCGCTACGCCAATGTCGGTGAGCGCAGCGAGTTCGCGCGCAGGCTGCCGATGTACCAGATCGTGAAGATGCACGGCGGCTGGGTGATCGACCGCAGCCACCCGTACCACCTGTTCGCCGACGCACTGGTGAAGATCACCGCACGGGTGCCGAAGGCCCTGCTGCGCCGCGACCCCACCTGGGTCAAGGAAGTCACCTACGAGCCTGCGGCCTGA
- a CDS encoding MerR family transcriptional regulator: MPEPGADRLGSGTEAGKEVKAMEYRIDDLARAAGTTTRNVRAYQERGLLPPPVGKDGRASIYDNSHLERLRLIDALLQRGFTTAHIADFITSWETGKDLTEVLGLQHAVTASWAKDETFEVPRELIGTILGTEADELVDRLREMKLVRLEGETVVFTDTQLLTSFAELHEYGLELRTLIEIYAKVADRIDDITHIMITAAKQHIIDEHGPGWLPDTSSEIADTTTMLSKMRELAVASVHATLARSLDVTLRRELGDYLATAAERERARSDPAP; encoded by the coding sequence GTGCCGGAGCCCGGGGCCGATAGACTCGGCTCCGGCACCGAGGCGGGCAAGGAGGTGAAGGCGATGGAGTACCGGATCGACGATCTCGCGCGCGCCGCGGGCACCACCACCCGCAACGTGCGCGCCTATCAGGAGCGCGGACTGCTGCCCCCGCCGGTCGGCAAGGACGGCCGGGCCAGCATCTACGACAACTCGCACCTGGAACGGTTGCGACTGATCGACGCACTGCTGCAGCGCGGTTTCACCACCGCGCACATCGCCGACTTCATCACCAGCTGGGAGACCGGAAAGGATCTCACCGAGGTGCTCGGCCTACAGCACGCGGTGACGGCGTCCTGGGCCAAGGACGAGACGTTCGAGGTGCCGCGCGAGCTGATCGGCACCATCCTCGGCACCGAGGCCGACGAGCTGGTGGACCGGCTGCGCGAGATGAAACTGGTCCGGCTCGAGGGCGAGACCGTGGTGTTCACCGACACCCAGCTGCTCACCTCGTTCGCCGAGCTGCACGAATACGGCCTGGAACTGCGCACCCTCATCGAGATCTACGCCAAAGTGGCCGACCGCATCGACGACATCACCCACATCATGATCACGGCCGCCAAACAGCACATCATCGACGAGCACGGCCCCGGCTGGCTGCCCGACACCAGCAGCGAGATCGCCGACACCACAACGATGTTGAGCAAGATGCGCGAGCTCGCCGTGGCCTCGGTGCACGCCACCCTCGCCCGATCGCTCGATGTGACCCTGCGCCGCGAACTCGGCGACTACCTGGCCACCGCCGCCGAGCGCGAACGCGCCCGCAGCGACCCGGCTCCCTAG
- a CDS encoding barstar family protein gives MVDRSSDLPFEVVQARLADFSQTEGRVADEGYRVVHVRGQRMRTTTELFAEFAAAFQFPWYFGQNWAAFDECMTDLDDWLPPVRRDTRSRCGTRMRPWRKTRRPWLF, from the coding sequence ATGGTCGACCGGTCATCGGACCTGCCCTTCGAGGTCGTGCAGGCACGCCTGGCAGATTTCAGTCAAACGGAAGGCCGCGTGGCGGACGAGGGGTACCGGGTTGTACACGTCCGCGGTCAGCGAATGCGGACGACCACCGAACTGTTCGCGGAGTTCGCGGCCGCGTTCCAGTTTCCCTGGTATTTCGGGCAGAACTGGGCTGCCTTCGATGAATGCATGACAGATCTCGATGATTGGCTGCCGCCCGTCCGCAGGGATACGCGGTCTCGGTGTGGCACGCGGATGCGACCTTGGCGAAAGACAAGGCGGCCTTGGCTGTTCTGA
- a CDS encoding pyridoxamine 5'-phosphate oxidase family protein, which translates to MDTKNLADLYSVPALDWANIQAALEQNIPQAPDTGGPNRHTYWLTTIDPDGRPHMTAVGALWHEGTLVFTTGARSRKGRNLARDPRCAVSLSLHDFDLAVEGTASQVTDPAVVAAVAAKYAADGWPAAPDATGLALTAAYSAPSAGSPPWHVYRITAQSATAVSTVDPGGATRWTF; encoded by the coding sequence ATGGATACCAAGAACCTCGCAGACCTCTACTCGGTGCCCGCGCTGGATTGGGCGAACATCCAGGCCGCGCTCGAGCAGAACATTCCCCAGGCACCCGATACCGGCGGCCCGAACCGCCACACCTATTGGCTCACCACGATCGACCCGGACGGCCGCCCGCACATGACCGCGGTCGGCGCGCTGTGGCACGAGGGCACGCTCGTGTTCACGACGGGTGCGCGAAGCCGCAAGGGCCGCAACCTCGCTCGCGATCCGCGCTGCGCGGTCAGCCTCTCGCTGCACGACTTCGATCTCGCCGTCGAGGGCACAGCGAGCCAGGTCACCGACCCGGCGGTGGTGGCCGCGGTCGCCGCGAAGTACGCCGCCGACGGATGGCCCGCCGCGCCGGACGCGACCGGACTGGCACTCACCGCCGCCTACAGTGCGCCGTCGGCGGGCTCGCCGCCGTGGCACGTCTATCGGATCACGGCTCAGTCGGCCACCGCGGTGTCCACGGTGGATCCCGGCGGTGCCACCCGCTGGACGTTCTGA
- a CDS encoding flavin-containing monooxygenase — translation MTTKTLDVAVIGGGFAGIGAAIRLKQKGIDDFAIFERGESIGGTWRDNTYPGAACDIPSRLYSYSFAPNPDWSHTYSGSNEILGYIETMVAQFGIAPHLRFGHNVTGIVFDEPAGQWEISIEGRAETVRARAVVLASGPLANASFPNIRGIESYAGHKIHSARWDHDYDFTGKKVAVVGTGASAVQIIPELVDKAASVKVFQRTPGWVLPRVNRRTNALTRELYRRVPAAEQLARQAWFYGHESVALGVVWNTPLTRVVELVGKAQLRRQVRDPWLRRQLTPDFRAGCKRLLMTDDYYPALQRDNCKLITWPIATLSERGIRTAEGIEHQADCIVFATGFDVSKTGTPIPVVGRDGRVLADEWSRGAYAFKSVAVSGYPNLFLTFGPNSGPGHNSALVYMEAQIDYLVQGIDTILKQNLRVLDVRQERQDRYNAGMQRRLTGTTWNSGCKSWYLTEDGFNATMYPGFATQYVNHLRTVDLADYTVVPAAGQVRRARIAAVS, via the coding sequence ATGACGACCAAGACACTCGACGTCGCCGTCATCGGCGGCGGGTTCGCCGGCATCGGCGCCGCTATTCGGTTGAAGCAGAAGGGCATCGACGACTTCGCCATCTTCGAACGCGGCGAGTCCATCGGCGGCACCTGGCGCGACAACACCTACCCCGGTGCGGCGTGCGACATTCCGTCGCGGCTGTACTCCTACAGCTTCGCACCCAACCCGGACTGGTCGCACACCTACTCGGGCAGCAACGAGATCCTCGGCTACATCGAGACGATGGTGGCGCAGTTCGGGATCGCGCCGCATCTGCGGTTCGGCCACAACGTGACCGGCATCGTCTTCGACGAGCCTGCCGGGCAGTGGGAGATCTCCATCGAGGGCCGCGCCGAGACCGTGCGCGCCCGTGCCGTGGTGCTGGCCTCCGGCCCGCTGGCCAATGCCAGCTTCCCGAACATCCGGGGCATCGAAAGCTATGCCGGACACAAGATCCACAGTGCGCGCTGGGATCACGACTACGACTTCACCGGCAAGAAGGTCGCGGTCGTCGGCACCGGAGCCAGTGCGGTGCAGATCATTCCGGAGCTGGTCGACAAGGCCGCCTCGGTCAAGGTCTTCCAGCGCACGCCGGGCTGGGTGCTGCCGCGGGTGAACCGCAGGACCAACGCGCTCACCAGGGAGCTCTATCGCCGGGTGCCCGCCGCCGAGCAGCTGGCCAGGCAGGCCTGGTTCTACGGGCACGAATCGGTCGCGCTCGGCGTGGTCTGGAACACCCCGCTCACCCGGGTGGTCGAGCTGGTCGGCAAGGCTCAATTGCGCAGGCAGGTCCGGGATCCGTGGCTGCGCAGGCAGCTCACCCCGGACTTCAGGGCGGGCTGCAAGCGGCTGCTGATGACCGACGACTACTACCCCGCGTTGCAGCGGGACAACTGCAAGCTGATCACCTGGCCCATCGCCACGCTGTCCGAGCGCGGCATCCGCACCGCGGAAGGCATTGAGCACCAGGCGGATTGCATCGTGTTCGCGACCGGGTTCGATGTGTCCAAGACCGGAACGCCGATCCCGGTGGTCGGTCGGGACGGCCGAGTGCTCGCCGACGAATGGTCGCGCGGCGCTTACGCGTTCAAGAGCGTCGCGGTGTCCGGGTACCCCAACCTGTTCCTCACCTTCGGCCCGAACTCCGGACCTGGCCATAATTCGGCGCTGGTGTACATGGAAGCCCAGATCGACTACCTGGTGCAGGGCATCGACACCATCCTTAAGCAGAACCTGCGCGTCCTCGACGTGCGCCAGGAGCGTCAGGACCGTTATAACGCGGGCATGCAGCGCAGGCTGACCGGCACCACCTGGAACTCGGGCTGCAAGAGCTGGTATCTCACCGAGGACGGTTTCAACGCGACGATGTACCCGGGCTTCGCCACCCAGTACGTCAATCACCTGCGCACCGTCGACCTCGCCGACTACACCGTGGTGCCCGCGGCCGGTCAGGTGCGCCGGGCGCGGATCGCGGCGGTTTCCTAG
- a CDS encoding TetR/AcrR family transcriptional regulator has protein sequence MPTGVAMRDVRAQLFDAAERILREAGPSALTSRAVTTEAGCAKGVLHRHFTDFDDFLAELVLDRAAKIEQLAAGLQVSAGSGAVVENLSDALRSVFESVAVAIVALVAFRDELRARLRQRWPIGLPLMAEATAMIGGYLTAERAHGRIAAAADIDALALALIGTGHLLFADRTGPPPDDAAVTRAVTTVVGGALAAE, from the coding sequence GTGCCAACGGGAGTAGCGATGCGTGACGTGCGCGCACAGCTGTTCGACGCCGCCGAGCGGATCTTGCGCGAGGCCGGCCCGAGCGCGCTGACCAGCCGCGCGGTGACCACCGAGGCGGGGTGTGCGAAGGGCGTGCTGCACCGGCACTTCACCGACTTCGACGATTTCCTTGCCGAGCTGGTGCTGGATCGGGCCGCGAAGATCGAACAGCTCGCCGCGGGCTTGCAGGTGTCGGCGGGTAGCGGTGCGGTCGTCGAGAACCTCTCGGACGCACTGAGATCGGTGTTCGAGTCGGTCGCGGTGGCGATCGTCGCGCTGGTCGCGTTCCGGGACGAGCTGCGCGCCAGGCTACGTCAGCGCTGGCCGATCGGGCTGCCGCTGATGGCGGAGGCGACGGCCATGATCGGCGGCTACCTCACGGCCGAACGCGCGCACGGCCGGATCGCCGCGGCCGCCGACATCGACGCGCTCGCACTGGCTTTGATCGGCACCGGGCATCTGTTGTTCGCCGACCGCACGGGCCCGCCGCCGGATGACGCCGCCGTCACCAGGGCGGTGACGACGGTCGTCGGCGGTGCGCTGGCCGCCGAGTAA
- a CDS encoding class I SAM-dependent methyltransferase — protein MPTIPSEQSPSAEPQAHQARAIAESFGVDAARYDRSRPRYPAELIAAVVAAGRGRDVLDVGIGTGIVARQFQAAGCTVLGVEPDSRMAEFARRTGTEVEVATFENWDPAGRAFDAVVAGQTWHWVDPVAGAHKAAAALRPGGTLALFWNVQQPPPALEQALTDVFRRMFPDSPIARLPKMSGVEMYTAMCDKAADGIRATAAFDEPQHRSFEWTQPYTRDEWLDYAATTGATTRLPQTALNEVRTELGAVIDRSGGNFVCHYTTVMLTATKMS, from the coding sequence ATGCCCACTATACCGTCTGAGCAATCACCCTCGGCCGAACCGCAAGCACATCAGGCCCGCGCGATCGCGGAATCGTTCGGTGTCGACGCCGCACGCTACGACCGTTCCCGCCCGCGCTATCCGGCCGAGCTGATCGCGGCGGTCGTCGCGGCCGGGCGGGGGCGCGATGTCCTCGACGTGGGTATCGGCACCGGCATCGTCGCGCGACAGTTCCAGGCCGCGGGCTGTACCGTGCTCGGCGTCGAACCCGATTCGCGCATGGCCGAATTCGCGCGACGCACCGGCACCGAGGTCGAGGTGGCCACCTTCGAGAACTGGGATCCGGCGGGACGCGCCTTCGACGCGGTCGTCGCCGGGCAGACCTGGCACTGGGTCGATCCCGTCGCGGGCGCGCACAAAGCGGCCGCCGCGCTGCGTCCCGGCGGCACCCTCGCCCTGTTCTGGAACGTGCAGCAACCACCGCCCGCACTCGAACAGGCGCTCACCGACGTGTTCCGGCGGATGTTCCCCGACTCCCCGATCGCCCGTCTCCCCAAGATGTCCGGCGTCGAGATGTACACCGCGATGTGTGACAAGGCCGCCGACGGCATCCGCGCGACGGCCGCATTCGACGAGCCACAGCACCGGAGCTTCGAATGGACCCAGCCCTACACCCGCGACGAATGGCTCGACTACGCCGCCACCACCGGCGCCACCACCCGCCTACCGCAAACCGCACTCAACGAGGTCCGCACCGAACTAGGCGCGGTCATAGACCGATCCGGCGGCAATTTCGTCTGCCACTACACAACCGTCATGCTCACCGCGACCAAAATGAGTTGA
- a CDS encoding methyltransferase, translating into MASGQSRTPPHVVVRAVELIRYGVAVAYRKLVPGHIAVMELLAAGWLTQAIHAAAELGVADALADGPRTGAELAERIGADEDGLHRLLRLLIAHGIFARRRDGRYALTPMAKALRSDSAVSLRDAALFFGSALHRDHWSHLVDAVRTGKPVGQALHGMSFFEHVQANRQLGKLFDNAMTSIGTLSLGPLLAAYDFTRIDTVVDIGGGEGTLIAEILRGAPRSTGILFDLPEVAEAAAAHLAVRGVAERCTIERGSFFDTVPQGGDVYILKHILHDWPEQDAGCILGAVRAAMKPDARLVIVELVLPENHRPHPGKFVDLEMLVNVGGRERTAAEYREFLARYGFTLQRVIPTVSPDNILEAVPS; encoded by the coding sequence ATGGCATCCGGGCAATCGAGAACTCCACCGCACGTGGTGGTCCGCGCCGTCGAGCTGATCCGCTACGGGGTGGCCGTCGCCTATCGCAAGCTGGTCCCCGGCCATATCGCGGTGATGGAACTGCTCGCCGCGGGCTGGCTCACCCAGGCGATCCACGCCGCCGCCGAACTCGGCGTCGCCGACGCGCTCGCCGACGGCCCGCGCACCGGCGCCGAACTGGCCGAACGGATCGGGGCCGACGAGGACGGGCTGCACCGGCTGCTGCGGCTGCTCATCGCGCACGGCATCTTCGCCCGCCGCCGGGACGGCAGGTACGCGCTCACGCCGATGGCCAAGGCATTGCGTAGCGACAGCGCCGTCTCGCTGCGCGACGCCGCGCTGTTCTTCGGCTCCGCACTGCACCGCGACCACTGGTCCCATCTGGTCGACGCGGTGCGCACCGGCAAGCCGGTCGGCCAAGCGCTGCACGGCATGTCGTTCTTCGAACACGTGCAGGCGAACCGGCAGCTCGGCAAGCTCTTCGACAACGCGATGACCAGCATCGGCACCCTCTCGCTCGGTCCGCTGCTCGCGGCCTACGACTTCACCCGCATCGACACCGTGGTGGACATCGGCGGCGGGGAGGGCACGCTCATCGCCGAAATCCTGCGCGGCGCACCGCGATCCACCGGAATCCTGTTCGATCTGCCGGAGGTCGCCGAGGCCGCGGCCGCGCATCTGGCCGTCCGCGGCGTGGCCGAGCGCTGCACCATCGAGCGCGGCTCGTTCTTCGACACCGTCCCGCAGGGCGGCGACGTCTACATCCTCAAGCACATCCTGCACGACTGGCCGGAGCAGGACGCGGGATGCATTCTGGGCGCGGTCCGCGCGGCGATGAAACCCGATGCGCGCCTGGTGATCGTCGAACTGGTGCTGCCGGAGAATCACCGCCCGCATCCGGGCAAGTTCGTCGATCTGGAGATGCTGGTCAACGTCGGCGGGCGCGAACGCACGGCCGCGGAGTATCGAGAGTTCTTGGCGCGCTACGGCTTCACGTTGCAGCGGGTGATTCCGACGGTGTCACCGGACAATATTTTGGAAGCCGTGCCGAGCTGA
- a CDS encoding cytochrome P450 → MHVAMFTDFHPDTMGGIQTSVHAQRRGLQRLGHRVTLFCAPLPGAVDTDPDVVVLPALGGVVVNGFAMVLPTRANARLIDAVFAARGPVDVVHTQTTYGVAIAGLRAARRHGIPVVHTVHSRDDVFIQHTSPAPYLAALTMRGLHGRFVAHPKRMPRNDESRAARHAWHTMVGQAHAADRVIVPTNHFAERLRAHGLDRPLRVISNGIDDELLDSARATAAGDLAPAPTRSLRVLWCARLSGEKRLIEAIEAVGAVPNCEFDIYGSGDLADRAQALIEARDLGARVRLHGGVGQAECLAAMAVHDVLLFPSSGFDTQGMALLEAAAMRLPVVYCDPDLAETVPEGGGVRTADPSVAAIAATLRELADDPELLAPMRKILTERTDVARQSRLTAAILAVYGELSTAAESAVPPPVPNVPTAPHRRPLLGHTAVVLRDGPRFVTGLAELGPIVRIYLGSRPVYLLTTPELIRAVGFGEAGRFHREELREAIEGVIREASNVLSGKPHELRRRMIAPALRQRRLHEYAVVAADLANTWSASLRPGQQLDLADEAHRVVLDIISSTLFTAEFGAQAKHEVQQNIPWLLGQVIQRAALPAPIRGMRPLANRRFARTARRLRAQLGTVVAEYRRADRDFHDVLSELVRHRDPETGVRLTDEEIIDELLLMLAAGVGSTASILGWVCHEIMRQPRIAAEIRREIREVVGSGPVTAEHVTRLPYLRAVIMETLRYWGPWVSTQTADGPITLGETILPDGATVAFSPYLIHHDPRHYPDPETFDPGRWLPDRVEEIDKKAILPFGVGHRHCPGSGFALMTITLATAALFARWQPVADPLYQVTASNRDFVPAPTRIPVVLHLAP, encoded by the coding sequence ATGCACGTCGCGATGTTCACCGACTTCCATCCCGACACCATGGGCGGAATCCAGACCTCAGTGCATGCCCAGCGGCGGGGTCTGCAACGCCTCGGCCACCGCGTCACCCTGTTCTGCGCGCCGCTGCCCGGCGCCGTCGATACCGACCCCGACGTGGTGGTGTTGCCCGCGCTGGGTGGTGTCGTGGTGAACGGATTCGCGATGGTGCTGCCGACCAGGGCCAACGCCCGGTTGATCGACGCGGTGTTCGCCGCGCGCGGCCCGGTCGACGTGGTGCACACCCAGACCACCTACGGCGTCGCCATCGCCGGGCTGCGCGCCGCCCGCAGGCACGGCATCCCCGTGGTGCACACCGTGCACAGCCGCGACGACGTCTTCATCCAGCACACCTCCCCCGCCCCGTACCTCGCCGCGCTCACCATGCGCGGGCTGCACGGCCGCTTCGTCGCGCATCCGAAGCGGATGCCGCGCAACGACGAATCCCGTGCGGCCAGGCACGCCTGGCACACCATGGTCGGCCAGGCACACGCGGCGGATCGGGTGATCGTGCCGACCAATCATTTCGCCGAGCGACTGCGCGCCCACGGCCTGGATCGTCCGCTCCGGGTGATCTCCAACGGCATCGACGACGAGCTGCTCGACAGCGCGCGGGCGACGGCCGCGGGCGACCTCGCTCCCGCGCCTACCCGATCGCTACGGGTGCTGTGGTGTGCCCGGCTTTCCGGCGAGAAGCGCCTGATCGAGGCGATCGAGGCGGTCGGCGCGGTGCCGAACTGCGAGTTCGACATCTACGGCTCCGGCGATCTCGCCGATCGGGCACAGGCGCTGATCGAGGCCCGCGATCTCGGCGCGCGGGTGCGCCTGCACGGCGGGGTCGGTCAGGCCGAGTGCCTGGCCGCGATGGCCGTCCACGATGTATTGCTGTTCCCCTCTTCGGGTTTCGATACCCAAGGCATGGCGCTGCTGGAGGCGGCGGCGATGCGGCTTCCGGTCGTCTACTGCGATCCCGACCTCGCCGAGACCGTGCCCGAGGGCGGCGGCGTCCGCACCGCCGACCCGTCGGTGGCGGCGATCGCCGCGACCCTGCGGGAACTGGCCGACGACCCCGAATTGCTGGCGCCGATGCGCAAGATCCTCACCGAGCGCACCGACGTCGCGCGCCAATCCCGGCTCACCGCCGCGATCCTGGCGGTCTACGGCGAGCTGAGCACCGCTGCCGAATCCGCTGTGCCACCGCCTGTTCCGAACGTGCCCACCGCGCCGCACCGGCGACCGCTGCTCGGCCACACCGCGGTCGTGCTGCGCGACGGACCGCGTTTCGTCACCGGCCTTGCCGAACTCGGGCCGATCGTGCGGATCTATCTCGGGTCACGCCCGGTCTATCTGCTCACCACCCCGGAGTTGATCCGCGCGGTGGGTTTCGGCGAGGCGGGCCGATTCCATCGCGAGGAGCTGCGCGAGGCGATCGAGGGGGTCATCCGCGAGGCGTCCAATGTGCTCAGCGGTAAGCCGCACGAGTTGCGCCGCCGGATGATCGCGCCCGCCCTGCGGCAGCGCCGGCTGCACGAATACGCCGTGGTCGCGGCCGATCTCGCGAACACCTGGTCGGCGTCACTGCGGCCGGGACAACAGCTCGACCTCGCCGACGAGGCACACCGCGTGGTGCTCGACATCATCTCCTCGACCTTGTTCACCGCCGAATTCGGCGCTCAGGCCAAACACGAAGTGCAGCAGAACATCCCGTGGCTGCTCGGCCAGGTGATCCAACGGGCCGCGCTACCTGCCCCGATCCGCGGGATGCGGCCACTGGCCAACCGCCGCTTCGCCCGCACGGCGCGCCGGCTACGCGCCCAACTCGGCACCGTGGTCGCCGAATATCGCCGCGCCGACCGCGATTTCCACGACGTGCTCTCCGAGCTGGTCCGCCATCGTGACCCCGAGACCGGAGTCCGGCTCACCGACGAGGAGATCATCGACGAACTGCTGCTGATGCTCGCCGCCGGTGTCGGCTCGACCGCATCGATCCTCGGCTGGGTGTGCCACGAGATCATGCGCCAACCCCGGATCGCCGCCGAAATACGCAGGGAGATACGCGAAGTCGTCGGCTCGGGACCGGTCACCGCCGAACACGTCACGCGCCTGCCCTACCTGCGCGCGGTCATCATGGAGACGCTGCGCTACTGGGGTCCGTGGGTCAGCACGCAGACCGCCGATGGGCCGATCACGCTGGGCGAGACGATCCTGCCCGACGGCGCGACCGTGGCGTTCAGCCCGTACCTGATCCACCACGACCCGCGCCACTACCCCGACCCGGAAACCTTCGACCCCGGCCGGTGGCTGCCCGACCGGGTCGAGGAGATCGACAAGAAGGCGATTCTGCCGTTCGGCGTCGGCCATCGGCACTGCCCTGGCAGCGGCTTCGCCCTGATGACCATCACCCTGGCCACCGCCGCGCTCTTCGCCCGCTGGCAGCCCGTCGCCGACCCGCTCTACCAGGTCACCGCGTCGAACCGCGATTTCGTGCCCGCGCCGACGCGGATCCCGGTGGTGTTGCACCTCGCGCCGTGA
- a CDS encoding SDR family NAD(P)-dependent oxidoreductase: MFGLESLLPLGNRPRRSHGARAVVTGAGSGIGRAFAVEIAARGGHVICADIDETRADETVALIERKHPGAAHAFRCDVAQRADVENLARFAESLFERPITLVINNAGVGIGGTRVGQVGFDDWEWALGINLWGVVHGCEVFTPKLRAARRGGIINVASAAAFSAAPSMAVYNVSKAGVLALSETMAAELSGTGVAVTVLCPTFVKTNVAKDGRITQQSARLADALMRWTGFSPETVARYTLDAHDRGQLYVLPQLDAHVIWRLKRYFPAQYTYVLGLLDRVLPQDNSPAADPASVTDKTGV; encoded by the coding sequence ATGTTCGGACTGGAAAGCCTACTGCCACTGGGCAATCGACCGCGGCGCAGCCACGGCGCGCGAGCGGTGGTGACCGGCGCGGGCAGCGGCATCGGCCGGGCCTTCGCGGTCGAGATCGCCGCCCGCGGCGGGCACGTGATCTGCGCCGATATCGACGAGACACGCGCCGACGAGACCGTCGCCCTGATCGAACGCAAACACCCCGGCGCCGCGCACGCGTTCCGCTGCGATGTCGCCCAGCGTGCGGACGTGGAAAACCTTGCGCGCTTCGCCGAATCACTGTTCGAGCGGCCGATCACCCTGGTGATCAACAATGCCGGCGTCGGCATCGGCGGAACCCGGGTCGGGCAGGTCGGTTTCGACGACTGGGAGTGGGCCCTCGGCATCAATCTGTGGGGCGTGGTGCACGGCTGCGAGGTGTTCACGCCGAAGCTGCGCGCCGCCCGCCGCGGCGGCATCATCAACGTCGCCTCCGCCGCGGCCTTCAGCGCCGCGCCCTCGATGGCCGTCTACAACGTCTCGAAGGCGGGCGTGCTCGCGCTGTCGGAGACGATGGCCGCCGAGCTGAGCGGCACCGGTGTCGCCGTCACCGTGCTGTGCCCGACGTTCGTGAAAACCAATGTGGCCAAGGACGGCCGGATCACCCAGCAGTCCGCCCGGCTCGCCGACGCCCTGATGCGCTGGACCGGGTTCTCCCCCGAGACGGTCGCCCGCTACACCCTCGACGCGCACGACCGCGGTCAGCTCTATGTGCTGCCGCAGCTGGACGCGCACGTGATCTGGCGGCTCAAGCGCTACTTCCCGGCCCAGTACACCTATGTGCTCGGCCTCCTGGATCGCGTACTGCCCCAGGACAACTCCCCCGCCGCCGACCCCGCGTCGGTCACCGACAAGACAGGAGTCTGA